One genomic region from Anthonomus grandis grandis chromosome 1, icAntGran1.3, whole genome shotgun sequence encodes:
- the LOC126736406 gene encoding cytoplasmic dynein 2 intermediate chain 2-like, whose amino-acid sequence MFSVKHNECVGFESKWTVRKVSTNTSSQTTEFSTSEKGCTTTELTSKEVQTDIVKPSTERTDPDAEMENLAKWLKKIYPQVKNQLDKANNSKAFRNYKLMDGPVDVTCKLLQNLFVVSKAEGDKALPIIACLEWSPSGKILAVVHNFKHKTWCHHSGVLCLYTFSRNDMLSENPKKRLTTESCITCIQFHPTNGNILVAGTFTGHIYIWNVENDVDSLIYETTAHEEYITQASWIYDTDVARTVLLASSSTDGLLKVWQFNNPENCINIGTVYKVKIPIFGILNSNSKISKSLLDKNDLGIVCFDFSIHQPDIFVVATEGGVLARCSVLGATELKGPSIDKPYWDPVYTFYEPHKGEISIVKFCLQRKDLFLTSGTDGEIRIYLLDQEDPAQIIFTKSPITDFSFIPHEEKLLACCGEQGTLEVFHLESGKNIELHFNARPRKRLLTNLTIHNFRTNFVALGNNNGEVQLWNVPWSNIAFKSRT is encoded by the exons ATGTTTAGTGTAAAACATAACGAATGTGTTGGATTTGAATCAAAATGGACTGTAAGAAA agtgtCGACAAACACTTCGTCACAAACAACCGAATTTTCCACATCAGAGAAAGGTTGTACCACAACCGAATTGACATCAAAAGAAGTGCAAACCGATATTGTAAAACCGAGTACAGAAAGAACAGACCCCGATGCTGAAATGGAAAACTTGGCTAAGtggctaaaaaaaatttacccgCAAGTCAAAAATCAACTAGATAAAGCTAATAATTCGAAAGCTTTTAGAAATTATAAGCTTATGGATGGTCCTGTGGATGTCACTTGCAAGTTATTACAAAATCTTTTTGTTGTTTCCAAAGCGGAAGGGGATAAAGCG TTGCCTATTATCGCTTGCCTAGAGTGGAGTCCTTCAGGCAAGATACTAGCTgtagtacataattttaaacacaaaactTGGTGTCATCATTCTGGAGTGTTGTGTCTTTATACATTTAGCAG aaatGATATGCTATCAGAGAATCCTAAAAAGCGTCTAACTACAGAATCTTGTATTACGTGCATACAATTTCATCCTACTAATGGTAATATTTTGGTTGCTGGAACTTTTACAG GTCACATTTATATATGGAACGTAGAAAATGATGTAGATTCATTAATATATGAGACGACCGCTCATGAAGAATACATTACGCAGGCATCATGGATATATGATACAGATGTTGCTAGAACTGTACTCTTGGCTAGCTCCAGTACCGATGGCTTACTAAAAGTATGGCAGTTTAATAATCCTGAAAATTGCATCAATATTGGAACAGT GTATAAGGTGAAAATACCAATATTTGGAATTCTAAACTCTAattctaaaatttcaaaatctcTCCTGGACAAAAATGACTTGGGAATTGTTTGCTTCGATTTTTCAATTCATCAACCTGATATTTTTGTTGTGGCAACAGAGGGAGGTGTACTTGCCAGATGTTCAGTGCTAGGAGCTACCGAATTAAAAG gGCCTTCCATAGATAAACCTTACTGGGACCCAGTTTATACATTCTATGAACCTCATAAGGGAGAAATTTCTATCGTAAAGTTTTGCTTACAGAGAAAAGATCTATTCTTAACTAGTGGCACTGATGGGGAAATACGAATTTATTTACTGGATCAG gAGGATCCAgctcaaataatttttaccaaatCACCTATTACCGATTTCTCTTTTATTCCACATGAAGAAAAATTGTTAGCTTGTTGTGGCGAACAGGGCACTTTAGAAGTCTTTCATTTGGAGAGTGGAAAAAATATTGAGCTTCATTTTAATGCCAGACCCAGGAAAAGGCTTTTGACAAACCTTACTATACACAATTTTAG AACGAACTTTGTGGCACTTGGCAATAATAATGGAGAAGTACAGCTATGGAATGTGCCTTGGTCCAATATAGCATTTAAGTCTAgaacataa